A genome region from Tidjanibacter massiliensis includes the following:
- the ppdK gene encoding pyruvate, phosphate dikinase yields the protein MSTVKRVYTFGNKQAEGNGKMRELLGGKGANLAEMNLVGIPVPPGFTITTEVCTEYYEKGRDAVVEMIRPEVEKAIKGIEKQTGMTFGSDTMPLLVSVRSGARASMPGMMDTILNLGLNDTAVKALAKRTGNDRFAWDSYRRFVQMYGDVVLGMKPQSKEDEDPFEVIIDEMKKERGVRLDTELSTDDLRELVVKFKAAVKERTGADFPTNPWEQLWGAIMAVFQSWMNERAILYRKLNNIPAEWGTAVNVQAMVFGNMGDRSATGVAFTRDAATGENIFNGEYLINAQGEDVVAGIRTPQQITLEGSRRWAAAQGVSEEERKAKYPSLEEAMPAAYKELFDIQEHLERYFTDMQDLEFTIQDGKLWMLQTRNGKRTGAAMLKIAMDMLAEGLIDEKTAVLRCEPAKLDELLHPVFDATAMKNAKVLTKGLPASPGAATGEVVFFAEDAAKWNRDGRKVILVRIETSPEDLSGMNAAEGILTTRGGMTSHAAVVARGMGKCCVSGAGELIIDYKARTIRIGDTLIREGDWISLNGSTGEVYLGQVATKAAELNDDFTKLLGLAKKYSVMRVRANADTPGDARTAFSFGAEGIGLCRTEHMFFENTRIKAMREMILADDEAGRRVALAKLLPMQRGDFEALFEVMNGYPVTVRLLDPPLHEFVPQDEKGQREMAAEMNVSYDKIKARVDALHEVNPMLGHRGCRLGNTYPEITEMQARAIIEAAMNVEKRGIPVKVEIMVPLVGNHKELRYQRDIIEHVAEEVFAERNDKMEYMVGTMIEIPRAAVTADQIAEVADFFSFGTNDLTQMTLGFSRDDIGKFLPVYLDKGLIKADPFQTLDQNGVGQLVKTGVFKGRDVKPQLKCGICGEHGGDPASVEFCHFAGLNYVSCSPFRVPIAWLAAAHAALK from the coding sequence ATGTCAACAGTCAAGAGAGTCTACACGTTCGGCAACAAGCAGGCCGAAGGCAACGGCAAGATGCGGGAACTGCTCGGCGGCAAAGGCGCCAACCTGGCGGAGATGAACCTCGTGGGAATCCCCGTCCCCCCCGGATTCACCATCACCACCGAAGTATGTACGGAATATTACGAGAAGGGACGCGACGCCGTGGTCGAAATGATACGTCCCGAAGTGGAGAAAGCGATTAAAGGCATAGAGAAACAGACGGGCATGACGTTCGGCAGCGACACCATGCCGCTGCTGGTCTCGGTACGTTCGGGAGCCCGTGCCTCCATGCCGGGCATGATGGATACCATTCTGAACCTCGGGCTCAATGACACCGCCGTGAAGGCACTTGCCAAGCGTACGGGCAACGACCGTTTCGCATGGGACTCCTACCGCCGTTTCGTACAGATGTACGGCGACGTGGTGCTCGGCATGAAACCGCAGAGCAAAGAGGACGAAGACCCGTTCGAGGTCATCATCGACGAGATGAAGAAGGAGCGCGGCGTCAGGCTCGACACGGAGCTCTCCACCGACGACCTCAGGGAACTGGTCGTGAAGTTCAAGGCGGCCGTCAAGGAGCGCACGGGAGCCGATTTCCCCACCAACCCGTGGGAGCAGCTCTGGGGCGCCATCATGGCCGTGTTCCAGAGCTGGATGAACGAACGCGCCATTCTCTACCGCAAACTCAACAACATCCCGGCCGAATGGGGTACCGCAGTCAACGTACAGGCGATGGTCTTCGGGAACATGGGCGACCGGTCGGCGACCGGCGTAGCCTTCACCCGCGACGCAGCGACCGGCGAAAACATCTTCAACGGCGAATACCTCATCAACGCACAAGGAGAGGATGTCGTGGCCGGTATCCGCACCCCGCAGCAGATAACCCTCGAAGGTTCGCGCCGCTGGGCCGCCGCACAGGGGGTAAGCGAAGAGGAGCGCAAGGCCAAATACCCCTCCCTGGAGGAGGCGATGCCCGCCGCCTACAAGGAGTTGTTCGACATACAGGAGCATCTGGAGCGCTACTTCACCGACATGCAGGACCTCGAGTTCACCATACAGGACGGCAAACTGTGGATGCTCCAGACGCGTAACGGCAAACGTACCGGCGCGGCCATGCTCAAGATAGCGATGGACATGCTCGCCGAAGGGCTCATCGACGAAAAGACGGCCGTACTCCGATGCGAACCGGCCAAGCTCGACGAACTGCTCCATCCCGTATTCGACGCCACGGCGATGAAAAATGCCAAGGTACTCACCAAGGGTCTTCCCGCCTCGCCCGGCGCAGCGACCGGCGAAGTGGTCTTTTTCGCCGAGGACGCCGCCAAGTGGAACCGCGACGGCCGGAAAGTCATCCTCGTGCGCATCGAAACCTCGCCCGAAGACCTCAGCGGCATGAATGCGGCGGAGGGTATCCTGACGACCCGCGGAGGCATGACCTCGCACGCGGCCGTAGTGGCCCGCGGCATGGGCAAATGCTGCGTATCGGGAGCCGGAGAGCTCATCATAGACTATAAAGCCCGGACCATCCGCATAGGCGACACCCTCATCCGGGAGGGCGACTGGATTTCCCTGAACGGCTCGACGGGCGAAGTCTATCTCGGCCAGGTAGCGACCAAGGCCGCCGAACTTAACGACGATTTCACCAAACTCCTCGGCCTGGCCAAGAAGTATTCGGTAATGAGGGTACGCGCCAACGCCGACACCCCCGGCGACGCCCGGACGGCATTCTCTTTCGGTGCGGAGGGTATCGGTCTCTGCCGCACGGAACACATGTTTTTCGAAAATACCCGTATCAAGGCCATGCGCGAGATGATTCTCGCCGATGACGAAGCCGGCCGCCGCGTGGCGCTCGCCAAGCTGCTGCCGATGCAGCGCGGCGACTTCGAAGCGCTCTTCGAGGTGATGAACGGCTATCCCGTCACCGTCCGCCTGCTCGACCCGCCGTTGCACGAATTCGTTCCGCAGGACGAGAAGGGCCAGCGCGAAATGGCAGCGGAGATGAATGTCAGCTACGACAAAATCAAGGCGCGCGTCGATGCGCTCCACGAAGTGAACCCGATGCTCGGCCACCGCGGATGCCGCCTGGGCAACACCTATCCGGAAATCACCGAGATGCAGGCACGCGCCATCATCGAGGCGGCCATGAACGTCGAAAAACGCGGCATTCCGGTCAAGGTGGAAATCATGGTGCCGCTGGTGGGCAACCACAAGGAGCTCCGCTACCAGCGGGATATCATCGAACATGTCGCCGAAGAGGTCTTCGCCGAACGCAATGACAAGATGGAGTACATGGTGGGAACGATGATAGAGATACCGCGTGCGGCCGTGACTGCCGACCAGATAGCCGAGGTAGCCGATTTCTTCTCGTTCGGCACGAACGACCTCACGCAGATGACGCTCGGATTCTCGCGCGATGACATCGGCAAGTTCCTGCCCGTCTACCTCGACAAAGGGCTCATCAAGGCCGACCCGTTCCAGACGCTCGACCAGAACGGTGTGGGACAGCTCGTCAAAACGGGCGTCTTCAAGGGCCGCGATGTGAAACCGCAGCTCAAGTGCGGCATCTGCGGCGAACACGGCGGCGACCCCGCTTCCGTGGAGTTCTGCCACTTCGCGGGCCTCAACTACGTATCCTGCTCGCCGTTCCGGGTGCCCATCGCATGGCTGGCTGCCGCCCATGCCGCCCTGAAATAA
- a CDS encoding endonuclease/exonuclease/phosphatase family protein, which produces MQHRGEHTRNGRPDKARTRRVSAAAPHLFFFLFLSASALLSQEDAAAQHRKVSAAFYNVENLFDTISSPFRNDSDFTPSGRYRWDAERYRTKLSRIARTIDDAGFDIVALAEVESERAVRDLTATLADDYNFIHRTTSDRRGIDIALLYKGDKFFPSEVSQIPSGTSREFLFVRGDLIGHETGLLVCHLPSKFNDKSYRTRAAVRLAAVADSLLCKAGCERLLVMGDFNGELHEPAFRKAFGRGRNGAYAEGKFRNALHECARGGFGSYCWNGQWLLYDNILVSESLAGDKGLHITQAGVFVRKYLLTGDGADTPSRERRGYPFRTFSGARYLGGYSDHLPVFVILSR; this is translated from the coding sequence ATGCAACACAGGGGAGAGCATACCCGCAACGGCAGACCCGACAAGGCGCGAACGCGCCGGGTTTCTGCCGCTGCGCCGCATCTCTTCTTTTTCCTTTTCCTGTCGGCTTCCGCTCTCCTGTCGCAGGAGGATGCCGCGGCCCAGCACAGAAAGGTATCGGCAGCCTTCTACAACGTCGAGAATCTGTTCGACACCATCTCCAGTCCGTTCCGCAACGACAGCGATTTCACCCCTTCCGGCCGCTATCGCTGGGACGCGGAACGCTACCGGACGAAACTTTCCCGCATCGCACGGACGATAGACGACGCGGGCTTCGATATCGTGGCTCTCGCCGAAGTGGAGAGCGAAAGGGCAGTACGCGATTTGACAGCCACGCTGGCAGACGACTACAACTTCATCCACCGCACCACTTCCGACCGGCGCGGCATCGACATCGCGCTGCTCTACAAAGGCGACAAGTTCTTCCCTTCGGAGGTAAGCCAGATACCCTCCGGCACCTCGCGCGAATTCCTCTTCGTCCGGGGCGACCTGATAGGACACGAAACGGGCCTGCTGGTGTGTCACCTCCCCTCGAAATTCAACGACAAATCCTACCGTACCCGTGCGGCCGTCCGGCTCGCGGCTGTGGCCGATTCGCTCCTGTGCAAGGCCGGATGCGAACGGCTTCTGGTCATGGGCGATTTCAACGGAGAGCTGCACGAACCGGCATTCCGGAAAGCCTTCGGCCGCGGGCGGAACGGAGCATACGCAGAAGGGAAGTTCCGCAACGCGCTCCATGAATGTGCCCGCGGCGGATTCGGCTCATACTGCTGGAACGGCCAATGGCTACTGTACGACAACATCCTCGTATCGGAATCCCTTGCGGGGGATAAAGGACTGCATATTACGCAGGCCGGGGTATTCGTAAGGAAATACCTGCTCACCGGAGACGGGGCGGACACCCCTTCCCGGGAAAGGCGCGGATATCCTTTCAGAACCTTTTCCGGGGCACGATATTTGGGAGGATACAGCGACCACCTCCCGGTATTTGTTATTTTAAGCAGATAA
- a CDS encoding BACON domain-containing protein yields the protein MKRLFSAKLIAALSVAAAVLTGCTTGTEETLQYVNLSQVSCSFLGEGNQPLVIEVKASPATWEATPGATWVKVERTDDRTLTVTVDDNDTGAERSTTIAIVADQASQEIRVNQLAKDNEFARFRKLDTFQMGAAMSPSGKYAGGFTASIAADDSWQYSPTIVDLETGEVYEFGPFPESLYYLTQTMAITDQGLLFISDGSNGGQIAIDLTGNIFIPEAPAGFTSKPDIQGTSADGKYWVGFGMKGKAFEDETPCKALLWTDGVPTELPWPDLNYRDEEPWYGGMARGISANGEIIYGTSWENWDFGMLYWVNNGANTEKPKWVGEDVREVWEETMKNSDGTEYTTHLVNGLICQAQLTKISPNGKWIASSYRTETPAEDRLSIVTTQTAAFYNTETETTTIVSDYGESVGVHVTDDGIGFIGIGTLGISSGAVYDLNTGTDLGSTQEWVYDNYGIIIPAGYINYVSADGRFVLGTKAESSAGGVSFINWYIAPPVAK from the coding sequence ATGAAAAGACTTTTTTCTGCAAAACTCATCGCAGCTCTTTCCGTCGCGGCAGCCGTACTGACAGGCTGTACTACCGGAACGGAAGAGACTCTTCAGTACGTCAATCTGAGCCAGGTGTCGTGCTCGTTCCTGGGTGAAGGGAATCAGCCGCTGGTCATCGAGGTGAAGGCCTCCCCGGCTACGTGGGAAGCCACTCCCGGGGCAACGTGGGTAAAGGTGGAGCGCACGGACGACCGGACGCTCACCGTGACCGTCGATGACAACGACACCGGTGCCGAACGCAGCACCACCATCGCCATCGTAGCCGACCAGGCTTCGCAGGAGATACGCGTGAACCAGCTCGCCAAGGACAACGAATTCGCCCGTTTCCGCAAGCTGGACACCTTCCAGATGGGGGCTGCCATGTCGCCCAGCGGCAAGTATGCCGGCGGTTTCACCGCTTCCATCGCAGCGGACGACTCCTGGCAGTACTCCCCGACCATCGTGGACCTGGAGACCGGCGAAGTCTATGAGTTCGGCCCCTTCCCCGAATCGCTCTATTACCTGACGCAAACCATGGCCATCACCGACCAGGGTCTGCTCTTCATCAGCGACGGGTCGAACGGCGGCCAGATAGCCATCGACCTCACCGGCAATATCTTCATTCCGGAGGCACCGGCCGGCTTCACCAGTAAACCCGACATCCAGGGTACTTCGGCCGACGGCAAATATTGGGTAGGTTTCGGTATGAAAGGCAAAGCATTCGAGGACGAAACGCCGTGCAAGGCGCTGCTGTGGACGGACGGCGTTCCGACCGAACTTCCCTGGCCCGACCTCAACTACCGTGACGAGGAGCCGTGGTACGGCGGCATGGCCCGCGGCATCTCCGCAAACGGCGAAATCATCTACGGTACCTCGTGGGAGAACTGGGACTTCGGCATGCTCTATTGGGTAAACAACGGTGCGAATACCGAAAAACCGAAATGGGTCGGCGAAGACGTGCGCGAAGTATGGGAAGAGACCATGAAGAACAGCGACGGTACCGAATATACGACGCATCTGGTAAACGGTCTCATCTGCCAGGCACAGCTCACCAAAATCAGCCCCAACGGCAAATGGATTGCCAGCTCGTACCGCACTGAAACACCTGCAGAAGACCGGCTTTCGATAGTCACGACGCAGACGGCCGCTTTCTACAACACCGAGACCGAGACGACGACCATCGTCAGCGACTACGGCGAATCGGTCGGCGTACACGTGACCGACGACGGTATCGGCTTTATCGGCATCGGTACGCTGGGCATTTCGTCGGGTGCGGTGTACGACCTGAATACGGGCACCGACCTGGGCAGCACGCAGGAGTGGGTATATGACAACTACGGCATCATCATCCCGGCCGGTTACATCAACTACGTTTCCGCAGACGGCCGGTTCGTGCTCGGCACCAAGGCCGAATCTTCGGCAGGTGGGGTCAGCTTCATCAACTGGTACATCGCTCCCCCCGTAGCAAAGTAA
- a CDS encoding glycosyltransferase family 117 protein, with product MNYFKKYDRITGWLVFAIAAAVYLLTMEPTASLWDCAEFIATSYKLEVGHPPGAPLFMMISRFFTLFAPGAEYAAVMVNTMSSLASAFTILFLFWSITHLGRRITANRGQELTPARTWTILGAGIVGALAYAFTDTFWFSAIEGEVYALFSFFTAVVVWAILKWEEVADEPHANRWLVLIAYLMGLSIGVHLLNLLAIPAIVFIYYFKKTPKVTAWGVVKATLIAAAILLFINNIVIPYTVAAGAVVDRWFVNGLGLPVNSGLLTFVLLLITLVAGAVYLTYRKGMAVWNTILLCLGVILIGYSSYASVVIRAAANPPMNSNDPDNAYGLLYLLNRDQYGSVPLLTGAQFSIPDAPIEDVKYAKKYYLDTEGKYRATESVADYTYPAEFVTLFPRMWSTNPSHIEGYKQWSQMDKGKTVFYKGERYEVPTGAQNLRYFFSYQMNFMYWRYFLWNFVGRQSDNQSYGEITDGQWLSGIGPIDQLYLGPQKELPSEMADNKGRNKYYFLPFILGIIGLIYQLNRDPKNFTVVMWLFVMMGIALVFYFNQTPSEPRERDYIYAGSFYAFSIWIGLGVMCVREWVGKLTRKDNVATSAIATAVCCCVPAILAAQNWDDHDRSHRYVARDIGYNYLMTCLPNSIIMNFGDNDTFPLWYNQEVEGVRPDVRIMNTSYLDGSWYIDEMKHRYNESAPVPFSLPQHKYAMAENDFIYVEDVFQEPKPIKQVIDFIRSDAPISRIKLDEQLAVDFIPTRTLLLPVNKENAVKSGIVKPEDAHLMVDTITINLQASSLRKSEMMLLDLLANFDWERPLYVTSPSLVANFGLQDYLQFDGYAYRLVPIKTTYTDLWNAGRIDTDLLYHNLMEVYRYGNVADPRVYVDTFVNYNFNATNIRIAFARLGAELARRGEKEKAVEVLDYGLEQMPVSQFQYTYQYLPYIRAYYEAGATEKGDALFDSYAKNLEEYVDYFLSFPDNRQYLIENQFADKLTALAELHRIAENYGRTDRAARILNLFDWLFGPEGQTDYTEYEQTVLPTE from the coding sequence ATGAACTATTTCAAGAAGTACGACAGGATAACGGGATGGCTCGTGTTCGCCATAGCCGCTGCCGTTTACCTGCTCACCATGGAGCCCACCGCCAGCCTGTGGGACTGCGCCGAATTCATCGCGACCTCCTATAAACTCGAAGTGGGACACCCCCCCGGAGCACCGCTCTTCATGATGATATCGCGCTTCTTCACCCTTTTTGCCCCCGGAGCGGAATACGCCGCGGTCATGGTGAACACCATGTCGTCGCTGGCCAGCGCCTTCACCATCCTCTTTCTCTTCTGGAGCATCACGCACCTGGGACGCAGGATAACGGCCAACCGCGGCCAGGAACTCACACCGGCCCGCACATGGACCATTCTGGGCGCCGGCATCGTCGGTGCGCTGGCCTACGCCTTCACCGACACCTTCTGGTTCTCGGCCATCGAAGGGGAGGTCTATGCTCTCTTCTCGTTCTTTACGGCCGTGGTCGTATGGGCCATTCTCAAATGGGAGGAGGTGGCCGACGAGCCCCACGCCAACCGCTGGCTCGTGCTCATCGCCTACCTCATGGGGCTCTCCATCGGTGTACACCTGCTCAACCTGCTCGCCATTCCGGCCATCGTCTTTATCTACTATTTCAAGAAGACGCCGAAGGTGACCGCATGGGGCGTGGTCAAAGCCACGCTGATAGCGGCCGCCATCCTGCTCTTCATCAACAACATCGTCATTCCCTATACCGTAGCGGCGGGCGCCGTCGTGGACCGCTGGTTCGTCAACGGGCTCGGACTGCCGGTCAACAGCGGACTGCTGACCTTCGTCCTGCTGCTCATCACGCTGGTTGCCGGTGCCGTCTATCTCACCTACCGGAAAGGAATGGCGGTATGGAACACCATACTGCTCTGTCTGGGCGTCATCCTGATAGGTTACAGCAGCTACGCATCGGTGGTTATCCGCGCCGCGGCGAATCCGCCGATGAACAGCAACGACCCCGACAATGCCTACGGGCTTCTTTACCTCCTCAACCGCGACCAGTACGGCTCCGTACCGCTGCTGACGGGGGCCCAGTTCTCCATTCCCGATGCCCCCATCGAAGACGTAAAATACGCCAAGAAATACTACCTCGACACGGAGGGCAAATACCGCGCCACCGAAAGCGTGGCGGACTATACCTATCCGGCCGAGTTCGTCACCCTCTTTCCCCGCATGTGGTCCACCAACCCCTCCCACATCGAAGGGTACAAACAGTGGAGCCAGATGGACAAAGGGAAGACGGTCTTCTACAAGGGAGAGCGCTACGAAGTCCCCACCGGCGCCCAGAACCTGCGCTACTTCTTCAGCTACCAGATGAACTTCATGTACTGGCGCTACTTCCTGTGGAACTTCGTGGGCAGGCAGAGCGACAACCAGTCCTACGGCGAAATCACCGACGGACAGTGGCTCTCCGGCATCGGCCCCATCGACCAGCTCTACCTCGGCCCGCAGAAAGAGCTACCCTCGGAGATGGCCGACAACAAGGGGCGCAACAAATACTACTTCCTCCCCTTCATTCTCGGCATCATCGGTCTGATTTACCAGCTCAACCGCGACCCGAAGAACTTCACCGTGGTGATGTGGCTCTTCGTCATGATGGGCATCGCGCTGGTCTTCTACTTCAACCAGACCCCGTCCGAACCGCGTGAAAGGGATTACATCTATGCCGGTTCGTTCTATGCCTTCTCCATCTGGATAGGGCTGGGTGTGATGTGCGTCAGGGAGTGGGTCGGAAAACTGACCCGCAAAGACAACGTGGCGACCTCCGCGATAGCCACTGCGGTATGCTGCTGCGTACCGGCGATATTGGCGGCACAGAACTGGGACGACCACGACCGCAGCCACCGCTACGTGGCGCGCGATATCGGCTACAACTACCTGATGACCTGCCTGCCGAACTCCATCATCATGAACTTCGGGGACAACGACACCTTCCCCCTGTGGTACAACCAGGAGGTGGAAGGCGTGCGGCCCGACGTGCGCATCATGAATACGAGCTACCTCGACGGAAGCTGGTACATCGACGAAATGAAGCACCGCTACAACGAGTCGGCCCCGGTACCCTTCTCGCTGCCGCAGCATAAATACGCGATGGCGGAGAACGACTTCATCTACGTGGAAGATGTGTTCCAGGAGCCCAAACCCATCAAGCAGGTCATCGACTTCATCCGCAGCGACGCCCCCATCAGCCGCATCAAACTCGACGAACAACTCGCCGTCGACTTCATCCCGACACGGACGCTTCTGCTGCCGGTGAACAAGGAGAATGCCGTGAAAAGCGGCATCGTCAAGCCGGAAGACGCCCACCTGATGGTCGATACGATAACCATCAACCTGCAGGCATCGTCGCTGCGCAAATCGGAGATGATGCTGCTCGACCTGCTCGCCAACTTCGACTGGGAGCGGCCGCTCTACGTCACCTCTCCCTCACTGGTCGCCAATTTCGGTCTGCAGGATTACCTGCAGTTCGACGGTTACGCCTACCGGCTCGTCCCGATAAAGACGACCTACACGGACCTCTGGAATGCAGGCCGCATCGACACCGACCTCCTTTACCATAACCTGATGGAGGTCTATCGGTACGGCAACGTCGCCGACCCGCGCGTCTACGTGGACACCTTCGTCAACTACAACTTCAACGCGACCAACATCCGGATAGCCTTCGCAAGGCTGGGCGCCGAGCTCGCCCGACGCGGCGAAAAGGAGAAAGCGGTCGAAGTGCTCGACTACGGACTGGAACAGATGCCCGTATCGCAGTTCCAATACACCTATCAATACCTCCCCTACATCCGGGCCTACTACGAAGCGGGAGCCACCGAGAAGGGCGACGCCCTCTTCGACAGCTATGCGAAGAATCTCGAAGAGTACGTCGACTACTTCCTCTCCTTCCCGGACAACCGGCAGTATCTTATCGAAAACCAGTTCGCCGACAAGCTGACCGCACTCGCCGAACTGCACCGCATCGCCGAAAATTACGGACGCACCGACCGTGCGGCACGGATACTGAACCTTTTCGACTGGCTCTTCGGGCCGGAAGGACAAACGGACTATACGGAATACGAGCAGACCGTCCTCCCGACGGAATGA
- a CDS encoding BACON domain-containing protein: protein MKRILSGGIAAAMFLLSSLSGCVKTEETFHYVKLSQVACSFDGDGNTPLAITVETSPAAYEITPGDTWVKAEKSEEDNTLILTVADNDTGAERSTVITVTAGSASREITVQQLTRDNRIARYRKLDTFSSMGGAMSPSGKYVGGFSEQVDENDMWYFTPIIIDTETGEKHEFGPYPQSLYALSQANAITDQGLLFISDGQNGGQIAIDLTGNIFIPEAAGYTNKPEVSQTSSDGKYWVGYIQAGMFKPLLWTEGTVAELPMPALNYRNEEFWAGVLAHGISANGEIIYGTSWENDDCGMLYWKNNGTTVEEPRWVGDDIRRLTPVIVEDWMGEYEYNLVDGCICTAEITKVSPSGKWIATTYRKEEVGSDGFIAYVQRPAFYNTETETTTVVEDYGEATGMHVTDDGIAFIGIGTMFITEGKVYDLNTGTDLGNMADWVAENYGIIIPGGVIEYISADGRYIFGTSVNALGSGFDDWYIAPPLQ, encoded by the coding sequence ATGAAAAGAATCTTATCAGGCGGTATCGCAGCTGCGATGTTCTTGTTATCCTCCCTGTCGGGATGCGTGAAAACGGAAGAGACGTTCCATTACGTAAAACTCAGCCAGGTGGCCTGCTCGTTCGACGGTGACGGCAACACCCCGCTGGCCATTACCGTCGAAACTTCGCCCGCAGCATACGAAATCACCCCCGGCGACACCTGGGTGAAAGCGGAAAAGAGCGAAGAGGACAACACTCTCATCCTGACGGTAGCGGACAACGACACCGGTGCCGAAAGGAGCACGGTCATCACCGTCACGGCCGGAAGCGCCTCCCGGGAAATCACCGTACAGCAGCTCACCCGCGACAACCGGATTGCACGCTACCGCAAACTGGATACGTTCTCGTCAATGGGCGGTGCCATGTCGCCCAGCGGCAAATACGTGGGCGGGTTCTCAGAGCAAGTAGACGAAAACGACATGTGGTACTTCACGCCCATCATCATCGACACGGAAACAGGCGAGAAGCATGAGTTCGGCCCTTATCCGCAGTCGCTGTATGCTTTATCCCAGGCAAACGCCATCACCGACCAGGGACTGCTCTTCATCAGCGACGGCCAGAACGGCGGCCAGATAGCCATCGACCTTACCGGCAATATCTTCATTCCGGAAGCGGCCGGATACACGAACAAACCCGAGGTCTCGCAAACATCGTCCGACGGGAAATATTGGGTGGGATACATTCAGGCCGGCATGTTCAAACCGCTGCTGTGGACGGAGGGCACAGTCGCCGAACTCCCGATGCCGGCCTTGAATTACCGTAACGAAGAGTTCTGGGCAGGTGTCCTGGCCCACGGCATCTCCGCAAACGGTGAAATCATCTACGGAACCTCGTGGGAAAACGACGATTGCGGCATGCTCTACTGGAAAAACAACGGCACGACCGTCGAAGAGCCCAGATGGGTAGGCGACGACATACGCCGGCTCACTCCGGTCATCGTCGAGGATTGGATGGGCGAGTATGAATACAACCTCGTGGACGGCTGCATCTGTACGGCCGAGATTACGAAAGTCAGTCCATCCGGCAAATGGATTGCCACCACCTACCGGAAAGAAGAGGTGGGCAGCGACGGCTTCATAGCATACGTCCAGCGGCCCGCATTCTACAACACCGAAACCGAAACGACCACCGTAGTGGAGGATTACGGTGAAGCCACGGGCATGCACGTCACCGACGACGGCATCGCCTTCATCGGCATCGGCACGATGTTCATCACCGAGGGCAAAGTTTACGACCTCAACACGGGTACCGACCTGGGCAACATGGCGGACTGGGTCGCCGAGAATTACGGTATCATCATTCCGGGAGGCGTCATCGAATACATATCGGCAGACGGCCGATACATATTCGGTACGTCCGTGAACGCGCTCGGCAGCGGCTTCGACGACTGGTACATCGCCCCTCCCCTGCAATAA
- the mnmA gene encoding tRNA 2-thiouridine(34) synthase MnmA, protein MENGKTRVVVGLSGGVDSSVAAYLLKEQGYDVVGLFMRNWHDTAGTLEGDCPWYDDQVFAELVARRLDIPFHFVDLSEQYRARVVDYMFAEYGRGRTPNPDVLCNREIKFDAFLEEALKLGADYVATGHYCRRRDEEVGGRVYHRLLAGSDPNKDQSYFLCQLSQAQLARAMFPIGDMLKPEVRRIAAEQQLATAKRKDSQGICFVGKVDLPLFLQQKLAPRQGDIVEIAADWPGYAEAAARTGLEELALPYRYTPADGVKVGEHNGAHYYTIGQRKGLGVSGRAEPLFIIATDTLSNTVYVGQGQRHPGLYRRALRILPGDVHWVSPDRRFAAGKQAPFSFRIRYRQPLQGGVLHLRADGAYIVFDSPQRGITPGQFAAWYAGEELVGSGVIAE, encoded by the coding sequence ATGGAGAATGGCAAGACAAGGGTTGTGGTGGGGCTCTCCGGCGGGGTGGATTCGTCGGTGGCCGCCTACCTGCTGAAGGAGCAGGGGTACGATGTAGTGGGGCTTTTCATGCGTAACTGGCACGATACCGCCGGAACGCTCGAGGGCGACTGTCCCTGGTACGACGACCAGGTCTTCGCCGAGCTGGTGGCCAGACGGCTCGACATCCCTTTCCATTTCGTGGACCTCAGCGAACAGTACCGGGCCCGTGTGGTGGATTACATGTTCGCCGAGTACGGCCGCGGACGTACCCCGAATCCGGACGTACTCTGTAACCGGGAGATAAAGTTCGATGCGTTTCTCGAAGAGGCGTTGAAGCTCGGCGCCGACTACGTCGCTACGGGACACTACTGCCGCCGCCGCGACGAGGAGGTCGGCGGAAGGGTATATCACCGGCTGCTGGCGGGTTCCGACCCCAACAAGGACCAGAGCTATTTTTTGTGTCAGCTCTCGCAGGCGCAGCTTGCGCGGGCCATGTTTCCCATCGGCGACATGTTGAAACCCGAGGTGCGCCGCATCGCAGCCGAGCAGCAGCTCGCCACTGCCAAACGCAAGGATTCGCAGGGAATATGCTTCGTCGGGAAGGTGGACCTGCCCCTCTTCCTGCAGCAGAAACTCGCTCCGCGGCAGGGCGACATCGTGGAGATAGCCGCCGATTGGCCCGGTTATGCGGAGGCTGCCGCCCGGACGGGACTTGAGGAGCTGGCGCTTCCGTACCGTTATACTCCGGCCGACGGCGTGAAGGTGGGCGAACACAACGGTGCGCACTACTACACCATCGGCCAGCGCAAGGGGCTCGGAGTGAGCGGACGGGCCGAACCGCTTTTCATCATCGCTACCGATACGCTCTCCAATACGGTCTATGTCGGGCAGGGACAGAGGCACCCCGGCCTTTACCGCCGGGCGTTGCGGATTCTGCCCGGAGATGTGCATTGGGTGAGTCCCGACAGACGGTTCGCAGCAGGGAAGCAGGCGCCGTTCTCGTTCCGGATACGCTACCGCCAGCCTTTGCAGGGCGGGGTGTTGCACCTTCGCGCCGACGGGGCCTACATCGTGTTCGATTCGCCGCAGCGCGGCATCACCCCCGGACAGTTTGCCGCGTGGTATGCGGGAGAGGAGCTGGTCGGTTCGGGTGTCATCGCTGAATAG